Proteins encoded within one genomic window of Anas platyrhynchos isolate ZD024472 breed Pekin duck chromosome 28, IASCAAS_PekinDuck_T2T, whole genome shotgun sequence:
- the GJC1 gene encoding gap junction gamma-1 protein, with protein sequence MSWSFLTRLLEEIHNHSTFVGKIWLTVLIVFRIVLTAVGGESIYYDEQSKFVCNTEQPGCENVCYDAFAPLSHVRFWVFQIILVATPSVMYLGYAIHKIARMVEHSEADRRIRSKSFSTRWKQHRGLEEAEDDHEEDPMMYPEIELESERENKEQPAPAKAKHDGRRRIREDGLMRIYVLQLLARTTFEIGFLVGQYLLYGFEVSPIFVCSRKPCPHKIDCFISRPTEKTIFLLIMYGVSCMCLLLNVWEMLHLGFGTIRDTLNNKRKELEDSGTYNYPFTWNTPSAPPGYNIAVKPDQIQYTELSNAKMAYKQNKANIAQEQQYGSNEENIPADLENLQREIKVAQERLDLAIQAYNNQNNPSSSREKKSKAGSNKSSASSKSGDGKNCVWI encoded by the coding sequence ATGAGTTGGAGTTTTCTGACCCGTCTGTTAGAGGAGATCCACAATCACTCAACCTTTGTTGGCAAAATCTGGCTGACAGTGTTGATTGTATTTCGGATTGTCCTAACTGCTGTGGGAGGAGAATCCATTTATTATGATGAACAAAGCAAGTTTGTGTGCAACACAGAGCAGCCTGGCTGTGAGAATGTTTGTTACGATGCTTTTGCTCCTCTTTCACATGTGAGATTTTGGGTGTTTCAGATCATTCTTGTAGCCACTCCATCTGTGATGTATTTAGGCTACGCAATTCACAAAATTGCCCGGATGGTGGAACACAGCGAAGCTGACAGAAGAATCAGAAGTAAAAGCTTCTCAACGCGCTGGAAACAACACCGTGGCTTAGAGGAAGCTGAAGATGACCACGAGGAAGACCCAATGATGTACCCAGAAATAGAGCTGGAAAGTGAACGGGAGAACAAagagcagccagcccctgccaaAGCAAAACATGATGGCAGGCGACGAATTCGTGAAGATGGACTAATGAGAATTTACGTGCTGCAGCTTCTGGCAAGGACTACGTTTGAAATTGGATTTCTTGTGGGTCAGTATCTTTTGTATGGTTTTGAGGTCAGCCCCATATTTGTGTGTAGCAGAAAGCCGTGCCCGCATAAGATAGATTGCTTCATTTCAAGGCCAACTGAAAAGACCATTTTCCTGCTAATAATGTATGGGGTGAGCTGTATGTGTTTACTTTTGAATGTCTGGGAGATGCTTCATTTAGGATTTGGCACAATCCGGGACACATTAAACAACAAGAGAAAAGAGCTGGAAGATTCTGGTACTTATAACTACCCTTTTACTTGGAATACACCATCTGCTCCTCCTGGCTATAACATTGCGGTCAAGCCAGATCAGATCCAATATACTGAACTGTCCAATGCCAAAATGGCCTACAAACAGAACAAAGCCAACATAGCTCAGGAACAGCAGTATGGAAGCAACGAAGAAAACATTCCTGCTGACCTGGAAAATCTGCAGAGGGAAATTAAAGTGGCTCAGGAACGCCTGGACCTTGCGATCCAGGCTTACAACAACCAAAACAatcccagcagctccagagagAAGAAGTCCAAAGCAGGCTCAAACAAAAGCAGTGCCAGTAGCAAATCAGGAGACGGAAAGAACTGTGTCTGGATTTAA